A region from the Corallococcus caeni genome encodes:
- a CDS encoding PepSY-associated TM helix domain-containing protein — MNPKLRSVLFWIHLVCGLVVGLVVAVMSFTGAAIAFESQIVDWADRDARHAAPAAQGTPRLTLEEMIAKAKEAKPAAQPSGVTVSPEADSMVTVALGRGAAVYVHPYTGEVREQGAQGWRAFFHTMEELHRWLAASGDNRAVGKAVTGVSNLAFLFLGISGLFLWWPRKWTLRSMRPTLWFRRGLKGKARDFNWHNVIGFWSLPVLVVLTASGAVISYRWASNLIFTLTGNEPPAAQGPMAAAPVPVPTPAPGTKPQPLDAQFAAVMKQANAWESITLRLATPPAAGGQGGRGEGGARAEGAPRGEGGARAEGAPRGEGGARGEGRGGPGGAKGPQASAFTVREQERWPLFATNTVSVDPFTAQTLKTETYADFNSGRKLRTWLRFLHTGEALGWLGQLIAALASFGAVFLVYTGYALSWRRFVPRRRVQAPAASTVAAPPAVESETHAA, encoded by the coding sequence ATGAATCCCAAGCTCCGCTCGGTTCTCTTCTGGATCCACCTGGTGTGCGGCCTCGTCGTGGGGCTCGTCGTCGCGGTGATGTCGTTCACCGGCGCGGCGATCGCGTTCGAGTCGCAGATCGTCGACTGGGCGGACCGTGACGCGCGCCACGCGGCGCCTGCCGCGCAGGGGACTCCTCGCCTGACGCTGGAGGAGATGATCGCGAAGGCGAAGGAGGCGAAGCCGGCCGCGCAGCCTTCTGGCGTGACGGTGTCCCCGGAGGCGGACAGCATGGTGACGGTGGCCCTGGGCCGCGGCGCCGCGGTCTACGTCCATCCCTACACCGGCGAGGTGCGCGAGCAGGGCGCGCAGGGCTGGCGCGCGTTCTTCCACACGATGGAGGAACTGCACCGGTGGCTGGCGGCCTCTGGCGACAACCGCGCCGTGGGCAAGGCCGTCACGGGCGTGAGCAACCTGGCGTTCCTGTTCCTGGGCATCTCGGGCCTGTTCCTGTGGTGGCCGCGCAAGTGGACGCTGCGCTCCATGCGGCCCACGCTGTGGTTCCGCCGGGGCCTCAAGGGCAAGGCGCGCGACTTCAACTGGCACAACGTCATCGGCTTCTGGTCGCTGCCCGTGCTGGTGGTGCTGACGGCCTCCGGCGCGGTGATTTCGTACCGCTGGGCGTCGAACCTCATCTTCACCCTCACCGGCAATGAGCCGCCGGCGGCGCAGGGGCCCATGGCCGCGGCGCCCGTGCCCGTGCCCACGCCCGCGCCGGGGACGAAGCCCCAGCCGCTGGATGCGCAGTTCGCGGCGGTGATGAAGCAGGCCAACGCCTGGGAGAGCATCACCCTGCGGCTGGCCACGCCTCCCGCCGCCGGTGGCCAGGGTGGCCGTGGCGAGGGTGGCGCCCGTGCTGAGGGTGCTCCGCGCGGTGAAGGTGGCGCCCGCGCTGAAGGTGCTCCGCGCGGTGAAGGTGGCGCCAGGGGTGAAGGGCGCGGGGGGCCGGGCGGCGCGAAGGGCCCGCAGGCCAGCGCCTTCACCGTCCGCGAGCAGGAGCGCTGGCCGCTCTTCGCCACCAACACGGTGTCGGTGGATCCCTTCACGGCGCAGACCCTGAAGACGGAGACCTACGCGGACTTCAACAGCGGCCGGAAGCTGCGCACGTGGCTGCGCTTCCTCCACACCGGCGAGGCCTTGGGGTGGTTGGGCCAGCTCATCGCGGCGCTCGCGTCCTTTGGCGCCGTGTTCCTCGTCTACACGGGCTACGCGCTCTCCTGGCGGCGGTTCGTCCCGCGCCGTCGGGTCCAGGCCCCGGCGGCCTCCACGGTCGCGGCGCCTCCGGCCGTGGAGTCGGAAACGCACGCAGCCTGA
- a CDS encoding TonB-dependent receptor, producing the protein MRGALWPWGPAAVGLASALAAGGAVAQETPVTGETATPVQESRPVETPPVGQDAPSPERTPESAPTTGAPATMEAQAGKQDDADAYVLPEVSVEGETARYNVTEPSLSRVPRPLLDTPQTITVVPERVMEEQQATTLRDALRNVSGITVTAGEGGRQGDSFSLRGFSAQTDTLRDGVRDLGWFTRDTFNLEGVEVYFGPSSVLFGRGSTGGAINLVTKKARKGSFQDLRLSGGTAPSGRIEADINEEFSDSIQFRVSAAGQLAGVAGRDVVTKNRAGIAPSARFQLAPKVALEVDYFYQHEDSVPDYGQPYFNGYPVSVTLDVPRENFYGVKDSDKELVNAHIGTARLLADLGDTFRLTNTLRYGGVNRFARPTAPRGLTPVAAPTTIGRQRFETTADNTYFAEQLDVRGAFTTGFLKHTTNVGLDISREQRELGRFNLTVGGVNMPADLFDPDNSPDLSGVARVPGATNYSRQWNLGAYASDQIQVGKYVEVLGTLRLDNLHSDYETKAANGDIAAFEQENSLFNWRVGLVLHPAENTSVYGMYGTSTNPSAELATLSNDTVTLDPEKNETFEIGAKSDLITERLSVNAAVFRTNKKNARVPNSVPDGPPVVLEGKQRVQGYAVGVAGSPVRGWNVFANYTFLDASIQEHTNDFLEGQRLVNTPKRSLSLWTTYAILDSLSVGGGATYQDVATVNNPANATVVLSKVPNYWRFDAFAAYTVLKKVDLQLNVYNLTDKLYYDAYYGGQAVPAEGVSALLSAHVRF; encoded by the coding sequence GTGCGCGGCGCGCTCTGGCCCTGGGGGCCGGCGGCCGTGGGGCTCGCCTCCGCGCTGGCGGCGGGTGGGGCGGTGGCGCAGGAGACGCCGGTGACGGGTGAGACGGCCACGCCGGTGCAGGAGTCCCGGCCGGTGGAGACGCCCCCCGTGGGCCAGGACGCCCCGTCCCCGGAGCGCACGCCGGAGTCCGCGCCCACCACGGGTGCCCCGGCGACGATGGAGGCGCAGGCCGGCAAGCAGGATGACGCCGACGCCTACGTGTTGCCGGAGGTGTCCGTCGAGGGTGAGACGGCCAGGTACAACGTCACCGAGCCCAGCCTGTCCCGGGTGCCCCGGCCGCTGCTGGACACGCCGCAGACCATCACGGTGGTGCCGGAGCGCGTGATGGAGGAGCAGCAGGCGACGACGCTGCGCGATGCCCTGCGCAACGTGTCCGGCATCACGGTGACGGCGGGCGAGGGTGGCCGCCAGGGTGACTCCTTCTCGCTGCGCGGCTTCTCCGCCCAGACGGACACGCTGCGCGACGGCGTGCGCGACCTGGGCTGGTTCACGCGCGACACGTTCAACCTGGAGGGCGTGGAGGTCTACTTCGGCCCGTCGTCGGTGCTGTTCGGCCGCGGCTCCACGGGCGGCGCCATCAACCTGGTGACGAAGAAGGCGCGCAAGGGCTCCTTCCAGGACCTGCGCCTGTCGGGCGGCACGGCGCCGTCCGGCCGCATCGAGGCGGACATCAACGAGGAGTTCTCCGACAGCATCCAGTTCCGCGTGAGCGCCGCGGGACAGCTGGCGGGCGTCGCCGGCCGTGATGTCGTCACGAAGAACCGGGCGGGCATCGCGCCGTCCGCGCGCTTCCAGCTGGCGCCGAAGGTCGCCCTGGAGGTGGACTACTTCTACCAGCACGAGGACAGCGTGCCGGACTACGGCCAGCCGTACTTCAACGGCTACCCCGTCTCCGTCACCCTGGACGTTCCCCGCGAGAACTTCTACGGCGTGAAGGACAGCGACAAGGAGCTGGTGAACGCGCACATCGGCACGGCGCGCCTGCTGGCGGACCTGGGCGACACGTTCCGCCTGACGAACACGCTGCGCTACGGCGGCGTGAACCGCTTCGCCCGGCCCACCGCGCCGCGCGGCCTGACGCCCGTCGCGGCGCCCACCACCATCGGCCGCCAGCGCTTCGAGACGACCGCGGACAACACCTACTTCGCGGAGCAGCTGGACGTGCGCGGTGCGTTCACCACGGGCTTCCTCAAGCACACCACCAACGTGGGCCTGGACATCTCCCGCGAGCAGCGCGAGCTGGGCCGCTTCAACCTCACCGTGGGCGGCGTCAACATGCCGGCGGACCTGTTCGATCCGGACAACAGCCCGGACCTGTCCGGCGTGGCGCGCGTCCCGGGCGCCACCAACTACAGCCGCCAGTGGAACCTGGGCGCGTACGCGTCGGATCAGATCCAGGTGGGCAAGTACGTGGAGGTGCTGGGCACCCTGCGCCTGGACAACCTGCACAGCGACTACGAGACCAAGGCCGCCAACGGTGACATCGCCGCCTTCGAACAGGAGAACAGCCTGTTCAACTGGCGCGTGGGCCTGGTGCTCCACCCCGCGGAGAACACCAGCGTCTACGGCATGTACGGCACGTCCACGAACCCCAGCGCGGAGCTGGCCACGCTGTCCAACGACACCGTCACGCTGGATCCGGAGAAGAACGAGACCTTCGAGATCGGCGCCAAGTCCGACCTCATCACGGAGCGCCTGAGCGTCAACGCCGCCGTCTTCCGCACCAACAAGAAGAACGCGCGCGTGCCCAACTCCGTGCCGGACGGCCCGCCCGTCGTGCTGGAGGGCAAGCAGCGCGTGCAGGGCTACGCCGTCGGCGTCGCCGGTTCGCCGGTGCGCGGCTGGAACGTCTTCGCCAACTACACGTTCCTGGACGCGAGCATCCAGGAGCACACCAACGACTTCCTGGAGGGCCAGCGCCTGGTGAACACGCCCAAGCGCAGCCTGTCGCTGTGGACCACGTACGCCATCCTGGACTCGCTGTCCGTGGGCGGCGGCGCCACCTACCAGGACGTGGCCACGGTGAACAACCCGGCCAACGCGACGGTGGTGCTCTCCAAGGTCCCCAACTACTGGCGCTTCGACGCGTTCGCGGCCTACACCGTCCTCAAGAAGGTGGACCTGCAGCTCAACGTCTACAACCTGACCGACAAGCTCTACTACGACGCGTACTACGGCGGTCAGGCCGTGCCGGCGGAGGGCGTTTCCGCCCTGCTGTCCGCGCACGTGCGGTTCTAG
- a CDS encoding trypsin-like serine peptidase, giving the protein MAAKKLVGAMLVMGLTACGSVEPMDVPDAEPTNEALASQESHVIVGTLNWVSATSLTGTQRTRSLAVGYLSIPAVGSRCTAWLVSNDVIITNNHCVGSSADAVGARVSFNYEDGVASASRVWYSCATFIKTWSSDDMTALRCSAVNGQLPGQVYGFLTVSSTNAATGSAVYVVNQNCDYYTTPSCTPTKKSSPGAVLNGNYSTTDISYDADTLGGSSGSPVISTSTNQVVALHHIGIGGNSQGRGTANTGVKATRVKARLAEIGL; this is encoded by the coding sequence ATGGCCGCGAAGAAGCTCGTGGGTGCGATGCTGGTGATGGGCCTGACGGCGTGTGGTTCCGTGGAGCCCATGGACGTGCCGGACGCGGAGCCCACCAATGAGGCGCTGGCGTCGCAGGAGTCCCACGTCATCGTGGGCACGCTGAACTGGGTGAGCGCCACGTCCCTGACGGGCACGCAGCGCACCCGGTCCCTGGCAGTGGGCTACCTCTCCATCCCCGCGGTGGGCAGCCGCTGCACGGCGTGGCTGGTGTCCAACGACGTCATCATCACCAACAACCACTGCGTCGGCAGCAGCGCGGACGCGGTGGGCGCGCGCGTGTCGTTCAACTACGAGGACGGCGTCGCGTCCGCGTCGCGCGTCTGGTACTCGTGCGCCACGTTCATCAAGACGTGGAGCAGTGACGACATGACGGCGCTGCGCTGCTCGGCCGTCAACGGCCAGCTGCCCGGCCAGGTGTACGGCTTCCTCACCGTCTCCAGCACCAACGCGGCGACGGGCTCCGCCGTGTACGTCGTGAACCAGAACTGCGACTACTACACGACGCCGTCCTGCACCCCGACGAAGAAGTCCTCGCCGGGCGCGGTGCTCAACGGCAACTACAGCACCACGGACATCTCCTACGACGCGGACACGCTGGGCGGCTCGTCCGGCTCGCCCGTCATCTCCACGTCCACGAACCAGGTGGTGGCGCTGCACCACATCGGCATCGGCGGCAACTCGCAGGGCCGCGGCACGGCCAACACCGGCGTGAAGGCCACGCGCGTGAAGGCCCGCCTCGCGGAGATCGGCCTGTAG
- a CDS encoding SDR family NAD(P)-dependent oxidoreductase: MRPPIDNGTVLIIGAAGGIGRELARLLSPRVRTLVLVARDVDDLGALREELLARNPTLGVMIRACRLDDPRAVDALFEHLERHYVRVDVLINNADHASSGLYAEERWKRIEELVQANVLAPAMITHRLLGPMLERGRGGVLMVGSGAARLFLPGAVTFAATQRFLDGFSESLRLELKDAGIPVTFVAAGPLALEPHLEGEVTPFFELSLRQCAREALEGFERGEALVYPGLGHRWVMRLLRLLPRSFKRGLGRLALGGLKRTLLLNPSGPGPNAPPRPVLLAGGEPSSAT, translated from the coding sequence ATGCGCCCTCCCATCGACAACGGTACCGTGCTCATCATTGGCGCCGCCGGCGGCATCGGCCGCGAGCTTGCCCGGCTGCTCTCTCCCCGGGTCAGGACCCTGGTGCTCGTCGCGCGCGACGTGGACGACCTGGGGGCCCTGCGGGAGGAGCTGCTCGCCCGGAATCCAACGCTGGGGGTGATGATCCGCGCCTGCCGGCTGGATGATCCGCGCGCCGTGGACGCGCTCTTCGAACACCTGGAGCGCCACTACGTCCGCGTGGACGTGCTCATCAACAACGCGGACCACGCCTCCAGCGGGCTGTACGCGGAAGAGCGCTGGAAGCGCATCGAGGAGCTGGTGCAGGCGAACGTGCTGGCTCCGGCCATGATCACCCACCGCCTGCTGGGGCCCATGCTGGAGCGCGGGCGGGGCGGCGTCCTCATGGTGGGCTCGGGCGCGGCGCGGCTGTTCCTGCCGGGCGCGGTGACGTTCGCCGCCACGCAGCGCTTCCTGGACGGCTTCAGCGAATCCCTGCGCCTGGAGCTGAAGGACGCGGGCATCCCCGTCACCTTCGTGGCCGCGGGGCCGCTGGCGCTGGAGCCGCACCTAGAAGGGGAGGTGACGCCCTTCTTCGAGCTGTCCCTGCGCCAGTGCGCCCGCGAGGCCCTGGAGGGCTTCGAGCGGGGCGAGGCGCTGGTGTACCCGGGCCTGGGGCACCGGTGGGTGATGCGGCTGTTGCGCCTCCTGCCGCGCTCCTTCAAGCGGGGCCTGGGGCGGCTGGCGCTGGGCGGGCTCAAGCGGACGCTGCTCTTGAACCCGTCCGGGCCCGGACCGAACGCTCCCCCCCGGCCGGTGCTGCTGGCCGGAGGGGAGCCCTCTTCCGCGACGTGA
- a CDS encoding TonB family protein, translating to MRTILNFDDGLGAAPTLPQAVTARVDAVRAPVGLFQSSTASVEGGWGRWSGALLAATAAHVLALAVGLTMANRPAPAVVKSEPELVLMAYAPPPPPLGGGALKQASVEPVKPVAHKPRPKRQELVVPAKVPEPVKETPEPVEQVAETPAVTEVATAAAQAPAGPGVPEGAVGGVVGGVVGGLVGGKVGGQGKAPPIYSPREVMKLPVLLSGKPEYPRRAREDGITGVVMVMVVIGTDGSVEPGSPRIQRSVPGLDEAALESVAGWRFSPALGHDGAPVRVKVVIPVKFALR from the coding sequence ATGAGAACCATTCTCAACTTCGACGACGGATTGGGTGCTGCCCCGACGCTGCCTCAAGCTGTGACCGCCCGTGTGGATGCGGTGCGGGCTCCGGTGGGGCTCTTCCAGTCCTCGACCGCGTCGGTGGAGGGTGGGTGGGGCCGCTGGAGCGGGGCCCTGCTGGCCGCGACCGCGGCGCACGTGCTGGCGCTGGCGGTGGGGTTGACCATGGCCAACCGGCCGGCACCCGCGGTGGTGAAGTCGGAGCCGGAGCTGGTGCTGATGGCGTACGCGCCCCCTCCGCCGCCGCTGGGCGGTGGCGCGCTGAAGCAGGCGTCCGTGGAGCCCGTGAAGCCGGTGGCGCACAAGCCCCGCCCGAAGCGGCAGGAGCTGGTGGTGCCCGCGAAGGTGCCGGAGCCGGTGAAGGAGACGCCGGAGCCGGTGGAGCAGGTCGCGGAGACTCCGGCCGTCACGGAGGTGGCCACGGCCGCGGCGCAGGCGCCCGCGGGCCCGGGCGTGCCGGAGGGCGCGGTAGGCGGCGTCGTCGGGGGCGTGGTGGGCGGGCTGGTGGGCGGCAAGGTCGGTGGGCAGGGCAAGGCGCCGCCCATCTATTCGCCGCGAGAGGTGATGAAGCTGCCGGTGCTGCTGTCCGGCAAGCCCGAGTACCCGCGCCGCGCGCGCGAGGACGGCATCACCGGCGTGGTGATGGTGATGGTGGTCATCGGCACGGACGGCTCGGTGGAGCCCGGCTCGCCCCGCATCCAGCGCTCGGTGCCCGGGCTGGACGAGGCCGCGCTCGAGTCCGTGGCGGGCTGGCGGTTCTCGCCGGCCCTGGGACACGACGGCGCACCGGTGCGCGTGAAGGTCGTGATCCCCGTGAAGTTCGCTCTCAGGTAG
- a CDS encoding cation:proton antiporter domain-containing protein, translating into MHDAHAFLQALATVLCVAAVTTVLFQRLRQPVVLGYILAGFIIGPHVPVPLVADPGIVQTLSELGVILLMFSLGLEFSLRKLFQVGPTAGLTAVIQCSVMVWLGFITGRAFGWTMLESLFTGCCIAISSTTIIAKAFDEQNIRGALRGIVVGILIVEDLIGILLMAMLTAVSTGSGLSAWDLALTVGKLAAFLVGLVAIGLLVVPRVMRAITKLQRPETTLVTSIGICFAIALLAQAFGYSVALGAFLAGSLVAESGEGKEIEHLVQPVRDLFGAVFFVSVGMLIDPALIREHWAAIAVLTGVVIVGKILSVSLGAFFTGNGTRTSVQAGLSLSQIGEFSFIIAGLGLSLKATGLFLYPVAVAVSAITTLTTPWLIRASGPIANWVDRKLPAPLQTFASLYGSWVENLRTSPRQKTVGARVRRMALLMLLDAAFVTVIVIGTSVLLPRITVFIDERMGWGKTLTPWVVIGLAVALALPFCVGIVRMGRRLGVILAEGALPAAANGKVDLAAAPRRMLVVALQLASVFMVSVPVVAITQPFLPGVPGAVLLLVSLGVMGFAFWKSATHLQGHMRAGAQVIVEALAAQSHAKGDDEEPPKDLLQGVRQLLPGIGEPESVALGEASAAVGRTLAELNLRGMTGATVLAIRRGEAGVLVPTAQEVLRAGDILALAGTHEAIDAAKGVLG; encoded by the coding sequence ATGCACGACGCCCACGCGTTCCTCCAAGCCCTCGCCACCGTCCTCTGTGTCGCGGCGGTCACCACGGTCCTCTTCCAGCGCCTGCGCCAACCGGTGGTGCTGGGCTACATCCTCGCGGGCTTCATCATCGGGCCGCACGTCCCCGTCCCACTGGTGGCGGACCCAGGCATCGTGCAGACGCTGTCGGAGCTGGGCGTCATCCTGCTGATGTTCTCCCTGGGGCTGGAGTTCAGCCTGCGGAAGCTGTTCCAGGTGGGGCCCACGGCGGGGCTCACCGCCGTCATCCAGTGCAGCGTGATGGTGTGGCTGGGCTTCATCACCGGCCGCGCCTTCGGCTGGACGATGCTGGAGAGCCTGTTCACCGGCTGCTGCATCGCCATCTCCAGCACCACCATCATCGCCAAGGCGTTCGACGAGCAGAACATCCGGGGCGCGCTGCGCGGCATCGTGGTGGGCATCCTCATCGTGGAGGACCTCATCGGCATCCTGCTGATGGCCATGCTCACCGCGGTGTCCACCGGCTCCGGCCTGTCCGCGTGGGACCTGGCACTGACCGTGGGCAAGCTGGCGGCGTTCCTCGTGGGGCTGGTGGCCATTGGCCTGCTCGTGGTGCCGCGAGTCATGCGCGCCATCACGAAGCTCCAGCGGCCGGAGACGACGCTCGTCACCAGCATCGGCATCTGCTTCGCCATCGCGCTCCTGGCGCAGGCGTTCGGCTACTCGGTGGCGCTGGGCGCGTTCCTGGCGGGCTCGCTGGTGGCGGAGTCCGGCGAGGGCAAGGAGATTGAACACCTGGTGCAGCCGGTGCGCGACCTGTTCGGCGCGGTGTTCTTCGTGTCGGTGGGCATGCTCATCGACCCGGCGCTCATCCGCGAGCACTGGGCGGCCATCGCGGTGCTCACCGGCGTGGTCATCGTGGGGAAGATCCTCAGCGTGTCGCTGGGCGCCTTCTTCACCGGCAACGGCACGCGCACGTCCGTGCAGGCGGGCCTGAGCCTGTCCCAGATTGGTGAGTTCTCCTTCATCATCGCGGGGCTGGGCCTGTCCTTGAAGGCCACCGGCCTGTTCCTCTACCCGGTGGCGGTGGCCGTGTCGGCCATCACCACGTTGACGACGCCGTGGCTCATCCGCGCGTCCGGCCCCATCGCCAACTGGGTGGACCGCAAGCTGCCCGCGCCGCTGCAGACGTTCGCGTCGCTGTACGGCAGCTGGGTGGAGAACCTGCGCACGTCGCCGCGCCAGAAGACGGTGGGCGCGCGCGTGCGGCGCATGGCGCTCTTGATGTTGCTGGACGCGGCGTTCGTCACCGTCATCGTCATCGGCACGTCGGTGCTGCTGCCCCGGATCACGGTGTTCATCGACGAGCGCATGGGCTGGGGCAAGACGCTGACACCCTGGGTCGTCATTGGCCTGGCCGTGGCGCTGGCCCTGCCCTTCTGCGTGGGCATCGTCCGGATGGGGCGCCGGCTGGGCGTCATCCTGGCCGAGGGCGCGCTCCCGGCGGCCGCGAACGGCAAGGTGGACCTGGCGGCGGCGCCGCGCCGGATGCTGGTGGTGGCGCTCCAGCTGGCCAGCGTCTTCATGGTGAGCGTGCCGGTGGTGGCCATCACCCAGCCGTTCCTGCCCGGCGTGCCCGGCGCGGTGCTGCTGCTGGTGTCCCTGGGGGTGATGGGCTTCGCCTTCTGGAAGAGCGCCACGCACCTGCAGGGCCACATGCGCGCGGGCGCGCAGGTCATCGTGGAGGCGCTCGCGGCGCAGTCCCACGCGAAGGGCGACGACGAGGAGCCGCCGAAAGACCTGCTGCAAGGCGTGCGTCAGCTGCTGCCTGGGATTGGCGAGCCGGAGTCGGTGGCGCTCGGCGAGGCCAGCGCGGCGGTGGGCCGCACCCTGGCGGAGCTCAACCTGCGCGGCATGACGGGGGCCACGGTGCTGGCCATCCGCCGGGGGGAGGCGGGCGTGCTCGTGCCCACCGCGCAGGAGGTGCTGCGCGCGGGCGACATCCTGGCGCTCGCGGGGACGCACGAGGCCATCGACGCGGCGAAGGGCGTGCTCGGCTGA
- a CDS encoding universal stress protein, whose amino-acid sequence MAGPSRILVPVDLKDGSRSVVDYALQLARPFGATVDVIHAWEPPQYVAPDLLVASPGWDATSLEAMARDTAGKDLEKLLRSVDGSAPVALSHRVVIGEAGNVVLEEAERGKYDLIVMGTHQRKGLTRMLLGSVAQKVVGHAACPVLTLHVTTD is encoded by the coding sequence ATGGCTGGCCCTTCACGCATCCTCGTGCCGGTGGACCTGAAGGACGGGTCCCGCTCCGTCGTGGACTACGCGCTGCAACTCGCCCGCCCCTTCGGCGCGACGGTGGACGTCATCCACGCCTGGGAGCCGCCGCAGTACGTGGCGCCGGATCTCCTGGTGGCCTCGCCCGGGTGGGACGCCACCTCCCTGGAGGCCATGGCGCGCGACACGGCAGGCAAGGATCTGGAGAAGCTGCTTCGCTCCGTGGACGGCAGCGCGCCGGTGGCGCTGTCCCACCGCGTGGTGATTGGCGAAGCGGGCAACGTGGTGCTGGAGGAGGCCGAGCGCGGGAAGTACGACCTCATCGTGATGGGTACGCACCAGCGCAAGGGGCTCACGCGCATGCTGCTGGGCAGCGTGGCGCAGAAGGTGGTGGGCCACGCGGCGTGCCCGGTGCTCACGCTGCACGTGACCACGGACTGA
- a CDS encoding Fe2+-dependent dioxygenase, whose amino-acid sequence MMVHIPHVLTPEQVAHCRAVFQKAAWEDGRTTAGKQSAQVKKNLQLPEGSPAARELGDLVLAGLEKSPLFISAVLPQRVFPPLFNRYEPGMDFGSHVDNAIRPLLGTNQRIRTDVSATLFLSDPDSYDGGELVVEDTYGNHSAKLPAGDLIVYPSTSLHHVTPVTRGVRLASFFWVQSMIRDAGQRSLLFDMDTSIMQLTREVPKSPALVMLTGVYHNLLRQWAEP is encoded by the coding sequence ATGATGGTGCACATCCCGCATGTCCTCACGCCCGAGCAGGTGGCCCACTGCCGCGCCGTCTTCCAGAAGGCGGCGTGGGAGGACGGTCGCACCACCGCCGGCAAGCAGTCCGCGCAGGTGAAGAAGAACCTCCAGCTGCCCGAAGGCAGCCCCGCCGCGCGGGAGCTGGGGGACCTGGTGCTGGCCGGCCTGGAGAAGAGCCCGCTGTTCATCTCCGCCGTGCTGCCCCAGCGCGTCTTCCCGCCGCTGTTCAACCGCTACGAGCCGGGCATGGACTTCGGCTCGCACGTGGACAACGCCATCCGGCCCCTCTTGGGCACGAACCAGCGCATCCGCACGGACGTGTCCGCCACGCTCTTCTTGAGCGACCCGGACAGCTACGACGGCGGTGAGCTGGTGGTGGAGGACACCTACGGCAACCACTCGGCGAAGCTGCCCGCGGGGGACCTCATCGTCTACCCGTCCACCAGCCTGCACCACGTCACGCCGGTGACGCGCGGCGTGCGGCTGGCGTCGTTCTTCTGGGTGCAGAGCATGATCCGCGACGCGGGGCAGCGCTCGCTGCTCTTCGACATGGACACGTCCATCATGCAGCTCACCCGCGAGGTGCCCAAGAGCCCCGCGCTGGTGATGCTCACGGGCGTCTACCACAACCTCCTGCGCCAGTGGGCGGAGCCCTAG